AATGTTAATGTCATATTGTATTTCATTACTTCAAATCCACCTACTGCAAGGATTTTAACCTCATTATTGGTAGGCATAACCATATTTCCTTCTGTGATTACTACAACATGGTCTGCATTGCTGTCATCAGCAGAGATGGTAAATGTTGCTTTACCACTTGATACTGTTTCTGTGCTTATATGACTCATGTGTAATGTATCTATTAATCCTGTTGCATCGCCACCCAATAGTTCATTCATATCGTTTCTAAAGGTCTTTCTTGTGGTAATTATATTTAATGAAACATTCTTTCCATTCATATCTGCATTATTGTATGTTATTGTAATGGTATCTCCGTTGTATGCAACTTTATTGTAGTTGTTCATAGCTTCAATAATTGATTTCACACTTACATTATCTTTGAAGTATATTTCTACGGCATTTGTTTTTTTATCTACAACATTTACGGTTGCTGTTATTGTAGGTATGGTTATATTTTTAGTAGTATCGATTGTTATCGTATTACTATTTTGCCCTACAAATTCAATAAATTTACTGTTGCTATTTGCCACAACCTTTATTGCTGGTTTCTCTGCAACTGGCTGAGCTACTGAAACTGTTATTACGGATGAAACATCATATACTCCATCTGATATGGTTAATGTAGTATTATAGGTTCCATCTGCTGGATAGGTTATGTTAATTGTTTTTCCACCATCAAGGTATGAAACACTCTGATTTCCCGGTGCTAACCATGTGAATGTTAAAGGAGCTCCTTCTGGGTCAGATGATTTTGATGCATTTATTAGTATATTTAATCCATCTTCAATATATGTATAAGATATTGTTGGTGGCTCATTTATTGCCTTTACAGTTACCGTAATACTTATCACGGGGTCTTCCTTCATAAATAGTATCAAAATACCATTAGTTGCATCATATTTATAGTATTTTGTTTGATTTCCCGTTCCGTCGTATTCTGGAATGGCCATATTATTTTTAGATATTCCACTTACTGAGTTATTACCGATAGGTATGGCAACTACAACGAATGTATCGTTAGTATTGTTAAATTTAATTTCTGTGTTTATTGTTGATTTATTTGTAGTTTCATCAAATGTGATGTTTTTAATATCGACTGATACATTGTCTACGGCTTTACTTGCAACAACCACTGGTTTTATAAGTGCTTCTGTCAAGGTTGAAGTATTTTGAATTTCTTCTGCCCTATTAAATGCATCTTTAATATTTTCCAAATGAATTGTTGTGTTTACTATTGTAGTCGTATTTGTCGTATTTGTTGTTGGTATTGTAATATCTAATGATTTAGCTCCTACTGTTGTGTTTATAACAAATGCATTGTTTGTAGCATTGTCATCTATTGTAATGCTTGTATTTTCTGCTACTGTTGTATTTACAACCTGTAATGAAACGGAACTATTTCCTGTTGTGGTTATAGTTTCTTGTTTTGGAACTGTAATATCCAATACAAATGTCTTATTTATTTTTGGATAACCATTTAAAGCAAATACAACTTTTGCTTGGTATGATTTTCCATCAGGTAGTGCCGATATATTTGTTATATTATAGTTTATCGTTTTTGCGGTATTTGCCGGGATTGTTAAATTTCCACTCATTGAAACTGCAAGGTTTGCACTTGTTCCCGTGGTAGTATTTGTAATAGATATGCTTGTATTTTGATGATTTGTAATTGTTATTGGTATAACCTCATTTACGGCTCCATTGATTCTTTTTGAAATAGATGCTGGGTCTATATTGAAGTATTTCAAATTTACCTCTTTAGTGGATGGCGTAGATTTCTGGTTGTTATTGTCGTATGCCGTTATCGTGGCAGTATATACTGTTTGCATTAAGTAATTTTTGGATATTGTTGTAGCATATGATTTTCCAGATATGTTTATTTCCCTTTCCGTTCCATCTCCATATTTTAATACAATCTTTTTTAATCCATTATCATCACTTACATTTATTGTATATGATACATCCAATCCATTGGTTGAAACATCAAATTTATTTATTGTCGGTTTATTGTCCTCTTCTGCTGCGGATGGTGCTCCCCCGCCCCCACTTGATGGAGTAGTTTTTATTGTAGTGGCAGACAGTCCAAATTTATTTGCGACATTTGATATAACATTTGAGATAGATGGACTATCACTTGAAATTGAAACCTCTGATGCAAATGTAAGTTTTGAAATTATTTTATCTACTATATCTTCTTTTGGTACTGAAATTGGAGCTATTGCACCTACGAAACCATTACCAAAACTTACTACTGCATCCAATATTGGATTGTTGGTTTTTTCTGCATAAACTACTGCAACAGCTTTGTTTTCAGCGTTTGGGTTTATTTTTGAAACATATGACAGAGCATTTTTTATCACTGTTTCATCATTACCTGATGCAATCATAATATTTGAAGCTCTATTTTGGGCTACTTTTTGAACTGCACTTGGAATGTTCCCCAATAATACTACGGTTTCTGGTTTTATGGATTTCTCCATCGTTTCTATTATTTGATTATCCTTATTTAATCCAGTGTATAATATGGGAGCTCCATAGCTTACAGCCACAGGAATTATTTTTTCATTAAACCCATCTACAACTA
The window above is part of the Methanococcus aeolicus Nankai-3 genome. Proteins encoded here:
- a CDS encoding cell wall-binding repeat-containing protein, whose product is MKIHAILLSLLIVFGAIPLSLASTTDNIAIIVSTPADAVIAAPYARAMGYELIYTPTNELSEDAKRKLTNIDKAIIVGGPIAVSESVENSLKSLNLKTERIAGETRVETSQKMFDRIKQDKPEMVKNVIVVDGFNEKIIPVAVSYGAPILYTGLNKDNQIIETMEKSIKPETVVLLGNIPSAVQKVAQNRASNIMIASGNDETVIKNALSYVSKINPNAENKAVAVVYAEKTNNPILDAVVSFGNGFVGAIAPISVPKEDIVDKIISKLTFASEVSISSDSPSISNVISNVANKFGLSATTIKTTPSSGGGGAPSAAEEDNKPTINKFDVSTNGLDVSYTINVSDDNGLKKIVLKYGDGTEREINISGKSYATTISKNYLMQTVYTATITAYDNNNQKSTPSTKEVNLKYFNIDPASISKRINGAVNEVIPITITNHQNTSISITNTTTGTSANLAVSMSGNLTIPANTAKTINYNITNISALPDGKSYQAKVVFALNGYPKINKTFVLDITVPKQETITTTGNSSVSLQVVNTTVAENTSITIDDNATNNAFVINTTVGAKSLDITIPTTNTTNTTTIVNTTIHLENIKDAFNRAEEIQNTSTLTEALIKPVVVASKAVDNVSVDIKNITFDETTNKSTINTEIKFNNTNDTFVVVAIPIGNNSVSGISKNNMAIPEYDGTGNQTKYYKYDATNGILILFMKEDPVISITVTVKAINEPPTISYTYIEDGLNILINASKSSDPEGAPLTFTWLAPGNQSVSYLDGGKTINITYPADGTYNTTLTISDGVYDVSSVITVSVAQPVAEKPAIKVVANSNSKFIEFVGQNSNTITIDTTKNITIPTITATVNVVDKKTNAVEIYFKDNVSVKSIIEAMNNYNKVAYNGDTITITYNNADMNGKNVSLNIITTRKTFRNDMNELLGGDATGLIDTLHMSHISTETVSSGKATFTISADDSNADHVVVITEGNMVMPTNNEVKILAVGGFEVMKYNMTLTFVGTNPITNDSTYNILINDTPSNNIRYGLAMIDKNTGITLNVVGTNPNNNLFNVSLGGNSGSEIIVENNDFITLSSEKMKNISEAIFNGTASVKYSSPTTNSTAILKLQNIPNSNVIGIAYDTVDKKIVAVEQQ